One segment of Candidatus Binatia bacterium DNA contains the following:
- a CDS encoding DJ-1/PfpI family protein — protein MIIGMLIFPDMTQLDFTGPYEVFSRLPGCEVKVIAHSLQPVAAKGGLKFIPDTPIDTAPPLELMFVPGGPGTSAIMEDRIVLEFLRRQAQQAKYVTSVCTGALALGAAGLLKGYRATTHWLSLDLLPIFGAIAVTDRVVVDRNRITGGGVTAGIDFALTIVAETSGADRAKEIQLLMEYNPVPPFACGHPATAETSIVDEVRRKTSRVQSARLEQAKRAAKLYCE, from the coding sequence ATGATCATCGGCATGCTGATATTCCCGGACATGACGCAGCTTGACTTCACCGGTCCTTACGAAGTTTTTTCGCGACTGCCGGGGTGTGAAGTCAAAGTGATTGCGCATTCTTTACAACCCGTCGCCGCTAAAGGCGGATTGAAGTTCATTCCGGATACTCCGATCGATACGGCGCCGCCGCTCGAATTAATGTTTGTCCCCGGCGGTCCGGGCACCAGCGCAATAATGGAAGACCGCATAGTTCTCGAATTCCTGCGGCGGCAAGCGCAGCAGGCGAAGTATGTAACTTCGGTGTGCACCGGCGCTCTCGCCCTTGGGGCGGCGGGTTTGCTCAAAGGTTACCGCGCGACGACGCATTGGCTTTCTCTCGACCTGCTGCCGATCTTTGGCGCGATCGCCGTGACCGATCGAGTCGTGGTCGATCGCAATCGCATCACCGGCGGCGGCGTTACCGCGGGAATCGATTTTGCCCTGACGATCGTCGCCGAAACTTCGGGTGCCGACAGGGCAAAGGAAATCCAGCTGCTGATGGAGTACAATCCCGTGCCGCCCTTCGCTTGCGGTCACCCCGCAACGGCCGAGACCAGCATCGTCGATGAAGTGCGCCGTAAAACGTCCCGCGTGCAGTCTGCACGTCTGGAGCAAGCCAAGCGGGCCGCCAAGCTGTACTGCGAATAG
- a CDS encoding alpha/beta hydrolase: MAQQESRKIRFVEASLLTIAYEERGPRGGFPVVLLHGWPDDVRTWDRVAAKLNEAGFRTIAPYLRGFGPTQFCEKSTMRSGQLSALGSDAIEMAQALGLDRFALVGHDWGARAAYIAATELSERVTRLVAIAVGYGTNSPDQQLALTQIKNYWYHWYFSLPRGIELVKNARHELGKFMWKTWSPAWQFSEAEYAATAASFENPDWADVTIHSYRHRWGYADGDPRYSDLEHRLAPIPPVTVPTLVLHGEIDACNDPATSAGKEKFFTSRYVRKVLPNVGHFPQREDPERVAGEIIVWLRD; this comes from the coding sequence ATGGCTCAGCAGGAGAGTCGCAAAATCCGCTTCGTTGAAGCCAGTCTCCTCACCATCGCCTACGAAGAGCGCGGACCGAGGGGCGGCTTTCCGGTTGTCCTCTTGCATGGATGGCCCGACGATGTCCGCACCTGGGACCGCGTGGCCGCCAAATTGAACGAGGCGGGTTTTCGCACGATCGCGCCGTATCTGCGCGGTTTCGGTCCCACGCAGTTTTGCGAAAAATCGACCATGCGGAGCGGCCAGTTGTCGGCGCTCGGCAGCGACGCGATCGAAATGGCGCAGGCGCTCGGCCTGGATCGCTTCGCCCTCGTCGGCCATGATTGGGGCGCGCGCGCCGCCTATATCGCGGCGACCGAGCTGAGCGAGCGCGTCACAAGGCTCGTCGCGATTGCCGTCGGCTACGGCACGAACAGCCCTGACCAGCAATTGGCGCTGACTCAAATCAAGAATTACTGGTATCACTGGTATTTTTCTTTGCCGCGCGGCATCGAGCTCGTGAAAAACGCGCGGCATGAGCTTGGCAAGTTCATGTGGAAGACGTGGTCGCCGGCGTGGCAATTCTCCGAGGCCGAGTACGCGGCAACCGCGGCTTCGTTCGAGAATCCCGATTGGGCGGACGTGACGATTCATTCCTATCGTCATCGCTGGGGCTACGCAGACGGTGATCCCCGCTATTCGGACTTGGAACACCGGTTGGCGCCGATACCGCCGGTGACGGTGCCGACGCTGGTCCTGCACGGCGAGATCGACGCCTGCAACGACCCCGCGACTTCCGCCGGCAAGGAAAAGTTTTTCACCAGCCGCTATGTACGCAAGGTGTTGCCCAACGTCGGCCACTTCCCGCAACGTGAAGATCCCGAACGAGTGGCCGGTGAGATTATCGTCTGGCTGCGGGATTGA
- a CDS encoding extracellular solute-binding protein, translating to MKQIIVLALWLHSITYLPSAAFGGAAPETAGQVLAKLSKLTPELRQKTLLEKAKAEGEVSYYSSLQAQQLDPFAQVFQKRYPFIKVNPYRVSGNRQVIKIQTEMNAGNHLFDVTNGSAEQASSLKKIGAIDRYHSPQRESFPGAYKDKEGFFTSLYIIPIVLGYNTKMVKRAEAPKTYEDLLNPKWKSNIFLDDEAYEWFAVLLKHFGRDKGLQYMRNLAKQDVRMVRGRTAQSQLLTAGERALAIVLSGHTVLDLKARGAPIDQVILDPYFAQGNDLMLARHAPHPHAAALFMDWALSEEGQSMITTFGRVVGRKGVKQRFPELVEKQSLLVDADFIAPILDQTAKEFGQIFLGR from the coding sequence ATGAAGCAGATCATTGTCCTAGCTCTGTGGCTCCATTCGATAACCTATTTGCCGTCCGCCGCGTTCGGCGGCGCCGCGCCCGAGACGGCCGGCCAGGTCCTGGCCAAACTGAGTAAGCTCACGCCGGAGCTACGGCAAAAAACTCTGCTCGAAAAGGCCAAGGCCGAAGGCGAAGTATCCTATTACAGCTCGCTGCAAGCGCAGCAGCTCGATCCGTTCGCTCAAGTATTTCAAAAGCGCTACCCATTCATCAAGGTCAACCCGTACCGCGTTTCCGGGAACCGCCAGGTCATCAAAATCCAAACCGAGATGAACGCCGGCAACCATCTTTTCGACGTGACGAACGGCTCGGCCGAGCAGGCATCCTCGCTCAAGAAGATCGGCGCCATCGACCGCTACCATTCCCCGCAGCGTGAATCTTTCCCCGGCGCTTACAAAGACAAAGAGGGATTTTTTACTTCTCTGTATATCATCCCGATCGTTCTCGGCTACAACACCAAGATGGTAAAACGCGCCGAGGCGCCGAAAACCTACGAGGACTTGCTCAACCCGAAGTGGAAGAGCAACATCTTTCTCGACGACGAAGCGTACGAATGGTTCGCCGTGCTTCTCAAACACTTCGGCCGCGACAAGGGACTCCAATACATGAGAAACCTGGCGAAACAGGATGTGAGGATGGTGCGCGGGCGCACGGCGCAAAGCCAGCTTTTGACGGCGGGAGAACGCGCGCTGGCGATCGTGCTGTCGGGCCACACGGTGCTGGACTTGAAAGCCAGAGGCGCGCCCATCGATCAGGTGATTCTCGATCCTTACTTCGCGCAGGGCAACGATCTCATGCTGGCGCGCCATGCGCCCCATCCGCACGCCGCGGCGCTGTTTATGGACTGGGCGCTGTCCGAGGAAGGTCAGTCGATGATCACCACGTTCGGCCGTGTCGTCGGCAGAAAAGGCGTGAAGCAAAGATTCCCGGAGTTGGTCGAGAAACAGAGCTTGCTTGTGGACGCCGATTTTATCGCGCCGATTCTCGACCAGACCGCCAAAGAGTTCGGCCAGATTTTCCTAGGGCGTTGA
- a CDS encoding ABC transporter substrate-binding protein: MIHHAKREIIYSVEHFYPKHPGHPIAPLTAEHRGFFRAEGFASSTLAIAGDDTGSIDLLLAGKTAFSMDAHPAMVIEANAQGKDLYIIGSYRNGLPFGIAALAGRVRRPSDLKGKKLATNRRFGAGERMTRAAFTSLGLDPDKDLEIVLIHNEGMSEKLDALRKGRADFLVYHYNNPMGLDVNLAEGEVETVLDLSMLFPNYVVRSMTTTGRMLREQPETVKAFIKGVMRAHLFMKNEDPAGRAVMEVLARALNVASLEGSDIESGIPKTWFLEPQQVIASTEGIKSHIEDLKAKGGLDPRYGIERVVRSELAHLAAAELRPQSSARSTP, encoded by the coding sequence ATGATTCATCACGCGAAGAGAGAGATTATCTACTCCGTCGAGCATTTTTATCCGAAGCATCCGGGCCATCCGATCGCGCCGCTGACCGCCGAGCACCGCGGCTTCTTCCGCGCGGAGGGCTTTGCTTCCAGCACGCTCGCGATCGCCGGCGATGACACCGGCTCGATCGACCTGCTGCTCGCGGGAAAGACCGCGTTCAGCATGGACGCCCACCCGGCGATGGTGATCGAGGCGAACGCCCAGGGAAAAGACCTCTACATCATCGGCTCCTATCGCAACGGCCTTCCGTTCGGCATCGCCGCCCTGGCCGGTAGGGTCCGCCGGCCGTCCGACTTAAAGGGCAAGAAATTGGCCACAAACCGCCGCTTCGGCGCGGGCGAGCGCATGACGCGGGCGGCGTTTACAAGTCTCGGCCTCGATCCCGACAAAGATTTAGAGATCGTGCTGATCCACAACGAAGGCATGAGCGAGAAACTCGACGCGCTGAGAAAAGGCCGCGCCGATTTTTTGGTCTATCACTACAACAACCCGATGGGGCTCGACGTGAACCTCGCCGAAGGAGAGGTCGAAACGGTGTTGGATCTCTCCATGCTATTCCCCAACTACGTCGTGCGCTCGATGACGACGACGGGGCGCATGCTCCGCGAGCAGCCCGAAACCGTCAAGGCCTTTATCAAAGGCGTGATGCGCGCGCATCTCTTTATGAAAAATGAAGATCCGGCGGGCCGGGCGGTCATGGAAGTTCTCGCGCGGGCGCTCAACGTCGCTTCGCTCGAGGGAAGCGATATAGAGAGCGGGATCCCCAAAACCTGGTTCCTCGAACCGCAACAGGTGATCGCCAGCACGGAAGGCATCAAGTCGCACATCGAGGATCTCAAGGCCAAAGGCGGTCTCGATCCGCGCTACGGCATCGAACGAGTGGTGCGCAGCGAGCTGGCCCATCTTGCAGCGGCAGAGCTGAGACCACAATCTTCCGCGCGCTCAACGCCCTAG